The following coding sequences lie in one Hyalangium ruber genomic window:
- a CDS encoding TonB-dependent receptor domain-containing protein, translating to MHSTVLRWPRRAAARIFSGHRLLRTSLQLSLVFCVIAGLATGNAEAQEPAKKPAKPKTAKTTKTPKTPKTPKTGKGAKKVAAPAATTPEPTSSPLDAFNPDDPTAPGPMEALPTTPDTEPSVPTFDPPPPPESKPAVAEPAPAPSPMSPPPTTSPMPGAASPSDPTVAAPPTSNVPQSSPFTGPESSRPLPPPAGLAGFDPDPTAGQDSIEESVNVLLSEAVVTTAGKRKQNISDVPLTVSWIPAEELEGTGAFTLCEAIQYFPGLECRRGSMRKVAVSARGLGSNYLSNRLLLLKDGRPLTDPWTGQFYADETTPVTNLKQVEVIRGPGSSLYGSNAFSGVINIIERQPGDLIQEGKNLGFDGRVLAGQDNTYRVQATAAGRAGPVEALASYYGFSSDGAQLFNNPATGFEDTNQDSVVHSASGKLKVGMFSLDADFTDAEIGRPGGTQISTVGNCGRCHYTADDTEHVQNLNAAAQVDTQINENVRVFAQGYTLFKRRVVDLKNMVTGELQPALGKRRRYGGEARALVTTGNLSLTFGGDVKDDLVNNQNVLAGLTSDDTTQMILGGFVDAEYRPTSRLVLGVGARYDNYQIPENVWTARKDQISPRASVVFHAMPDLTLRTNYGRAFRAPTLAELAINQQMYAATLLGSPDLRAETLDTFEASVDYWPFERRVRLTGTGFYNIAKNFINQQLIFGSTSQFRNIGDARVAGFEVEAAAQIPSANSSFDVAYQFLDAKALPYGGGPSTELDYAPRHRLYARARTNLGKSAFAEVYGLYVGNRFDPGFLLDDSGVAERVQLPGYVTASARVGVNVTQGLSVSLLGNNLFDSKYEESHGFPAPGRGVYSEVKFRY from the coding sequence ATGCACTCGACTGTTTTGCGTTGGCCGCGGCGCGCTGCGGCTCGGATCTTCTCCGGGCACCGGTTGCTCCGGACGTCTCTGCAACTCTCCCTTGTCTTCTGCGTAATCGCGGGGCTCGCCACGGGCAACGCCGAAGCGCAGGAGCCGGCGAAGAAGCCCGCCAAGCCGAAGACGGCGAAGACGACGAAGACGCCCAAGACGCCCAAGACGCCCAAGACGGGGAAGGGCGCGAAGAAGGTCGCCGCTCCGGCCGCGACGACTCCCGAGCCCACGTCCTCTCCCCTGGATGCGTTCAACCCGGATGATCCGACGGCACCGGGCCCCATGGAGGCCCTGCCCACGACTCCCGACACGGAGCCCAGCGTGCCGACGTTCGACCCGCCGCCTCCGCCCGAGTCCAAGCCCGCGGTGGCGGAGCCCGCTCCGGCCCCGTCGCCGATGAGCCCGCCGCCCACGACGTCGCCGATGCCGGGTGCGGCCTCGCCGTCCGACCCGACGGTCGCCGCGCCTCCGACCTCGAACGTGCCGCAGTCCTCGCCGTTCACCGGCCCCGAGTCCTCGCGTCCGCTGCCGCCGCCCGCGGGCCTGGCCGGCTTCGATCCGGATCCGACGGCGGGCCAGGACTCCATCGAGGAGTCGGTGAACGTGCTCTTGAGCGAGGCGGTGGTGACGACCGCCGGCAAGCGCAAGCAGAACATCTCGGACGTGCCGCTCACGGTGTCGTGGATCCCCGCCGAGGAGCTGGAGGGCACGGGCGCCTTCACCCTGTGCGAGGCCATCCAGTACTTCCCCGGCCTCGAGTGCCGCCGCGGCTCCATGCGCAAGGTGGCGGTGAGCGCGCGTGGCCTCGGCTCCAACTACCTGTCCAACCGCCTGCTGCTGCTCAAGGACGGCCGTCCGCTGACGGACCCCTGGACGGGCCAGTTCTACGCGGATGAGACGACGCCGGTGACCAACCTGAAGCAGGTGGAAGTCATCCGCGGCCCGGGTTCGTCGCTGTACGGCTCCAACGCCTTCAGCGGCGTCATCAACATCATCGAGCGCCAGCCTGGGGACCTCATCCAGGAGGGCAAGAACCTGGGCTTCGACGGCCGCGTGCTGGCGGGCCAGGACAACACCTACCGCGTGCAGGCCACGGCGGCCGGTCGCGCGGGCCCGGTGGAGGCGCTGGCCAGCTACTACGGCTTCAGCTCGGACGGCGCGCAGCTGTTCAACAACCCGGCCACCGGCTTCGAGGACACCAACCAGGACTCGGTGGTGCATTCGGCCAGCGGCAAGCTGAAGGTGGGCATGTTCTCGCTGGACGCGGACTTCACCGACGCGGAGATCGGCCGCCCCGGCGGCACGCAGATCTCCACGGTGGGCAACTGCGGCCGCTGCCACTACACGGCTGACGACACCGAGCACGTGCAGAACCTGAACGCCGCCGCGCAGGTGGACACGCAGATCAACGAGAACGTGCGCGTGTTCGCCCAGGGCTACACGCTCTTCAAGCGCCGCGTGGTGGACCTGAAGAACATGGTCACCGGCGAGCTCCAGCCGGCCCTCGGCAAGCGCCGCCGCTACGGTGGTGAGGCGCGCGCCCTGGTCACCACGGGCAACCTGTCGCTGACCTTCGGTGGCGACGTGAAGGACGACCTGGTCAACAACCAGAACGTGCTGGCGGGCCTGACCTCGGACGACACCACGCAGATGATCCTCGGCGGCTTCGTGGACGCCGAGTACCGGCCGACCAGCCGCCTGGTGCTCGGCGTGGGCGCCCGCTACGACAATTACCAGATCCCCGAGAACGTCTGGACGGCGCGCAAGGATCAGATCTCCCCGCGCGCCTCCGTGGTGTTCCACGCGATGCCGGACCTGACGCTGCGCACCAACTACGGCCGCGCCTTCCGCGCCCCCACCCTGGCGGAGCTGGCCATCAACCAGCAGATGTACGCCGCCACGCTGCTGGGCAGCCCGGACCTGCGCGCCGAGACGCTGGACACCTTCGAGGCCTCGGTGGACTACTGGCCCTTCGAGCGCCGCGTGCGCCTGACGGGCACGGGCTTCTACAACATCGCCAAGAACTTCATTAACCAGCAGCTCATCTTCGGCTCCACCTCGCAGTTCCGGAACATCGGCGACGCGCGAGTGGCGGGCTTCGAGGTGGAGGCGGCCGCGCAGATCCCCTCGGCCAACTCCTCCTTCGACGTGGCCTACCAGTTCCTGGACGCCAAGGCGCTGCCCTACGGCGGCGGCCCCTCCACCGAACTCGACTACGCGCCGCGCCACCGGCTCTACGCGCGTGCCCGCACCAACCTGGGCAAGTCGGCGTTCGCCGAGGTGTACGGCCTGTACGTGGGCAACCGCTTCGATCCGGGCTTCCTGCTGGACGACTCGGGCGTCGCCGAGCGCGTGCAGTTGCCGGGCTACGTCACCGCCAGCGCCCGCGTCGGCGTGAACGTTACCCAGGGCCTGTCCGTGTCCTTGCTGGGCAACAACTTGTTCGACTCCAAGTACGAAGAGTCCCACGGCTTCCCGGCGCCCGGGCGCGGCGTGTACAGCGAAGTGAAGTTCCGTTACTAG